A section of the Sporichthyaceae bacterium genome encodes:
- a CDS encoding helix-turn-helix domain-containing protein, with product MTPAGRSEAAASVLPAVLDRLQQRWEEVVARAVERIWQEILGYPAVHDATLRADVVTHIGEHVLALRASLAGETPPNRETLLFTRRHTAMRVGRVPIADYLQAFRITQEIIWDVLVEEAEAKGNPAAVLGLVGPLLDHINVATTYAAELYIEIEQLDMAGGDRVRRDLLEDLVASRPIPPGPRLDAARDAGLGRDVPCFVVLALPRAVPDDEQVVRSAAGGVARACGGRLRPLVVLRRDEIVIVAPARDSDTDQVAAELSAVCERLAKQDVRLAIGLSTVHQGLSGVASAHREARGAAESLGPDGGVLALPSLSAFDYLTSFRDSTAERLIPAAIHRFVAEDIAHGGVLTTTLLAYLASDLNVKALSEHLRVHTNTAHYRLNRISDQTGYDLRKLDSVLELVIATRLARPLGDRPPGVWG from the coding sequence ATGACGCCAGCCGGGCGGTCGGAGGCCGCCGCGTCGGTCCTGCCTGCTGTTCTCGACCGGTTGCAGCAACGGTGGGAAGAGGTCGTCGCCCGGGCCGTGGAGCGGATCTGGCAGGAGATCCTCGGCTATCCGGCCGTGCACGACGCGACGCTGCGCGCAGACGTGGTGACGCACATCGGCGAGCACGTGCTGGCGCTTCGAGCCTCATTGGCCGGTGAGACCCCGCCGAACCGGGAGACGTTGCTGTTCACCCGCCGGCACACCGCGATGCGGGTGGGTCGGGTGCCCATCGCCGATTACCTGCAGGCCTTCCGGATCACCCAGGAGATCATCTGGGACGTCCTCGTCGAGGAGGCCGAGGCCAAGGGCAATCCCGCCGCGGTCCTGGGGTTGGTCGGGCCGCTGTTGGACCACATCAACGTCGCGACCACCTACGCCGCCGAGTTGTACATCGAGATCGAGCAGTTGGACATGGCCGGTGGCGATCGGGTCCGCCGCGACCTGCTCGAGGACCTGGTCGCCTCCCGGCCGATCCCCCCGGGCCCGCGCCTCGATGCCGCCCGCGACGCCGGGTTGGGCCGGGACGTGCCGTGCTTCGTCGTCCTGGCGTTGCCCCGTGCGGTGCCGGACGACGAGCAGGTGGTCCGTTCGGCAGCCGGGGGGGTGGCCCGGGCGTGCGGCGGCCGGTTGCGGCCGCTCGTGGTGCTGCGGCGCGACGAGATCGTGATCGTCGCCCCGGCGCGGGACTCGGACACCGATCAGGTGGCCGCCGAGTTGTCCGCCGTGTGCGAGCGACTGGCGAAGCAGGACGTCCGGTTGGCGATCGGGCTGAGCACCGTTCATCAGGGGCTCAGCGGCGTGGCCTCGGCGCATCGGGAGGCACGGGGCGCGGCCGAGAGCCTCGGGCCGGACGGTGGCGTGCTCGCCCTGCCGTCGCTGAGCGCTTTCGACTACCTGACCTCGTTCCGCGACTCCACCGCCGAACGACTCATCCCGGCGGCGATCCACCGATTCGTCGCCGAGGACATCGCCCACGGCGGCGTCCTGACCACGACGCTGCTCGCCTACCTGGCCAGCGACCTGAACGTGAAGGCGCTCAGCGAACACCTGCGGGTGCACACGAACACTGCCCACTACCGACTGAACCGGATCAGCGACCAGACCGGTTACGACCTGCGCAAGCTCGACTCCGTCCTCGAACTGGTCATCGCCACCCGGCTGGCCCGACCCCTGGGCGACCGGCCGCCCGGGGTGTGGGGCTGA
- a CDS encoding MaoC family dehydratase gives MLAVSTIEELHGRLGQELGVSDWHPVTQQDITLFAEVTHDRQWIHTDVEKAAALGPFGGTIAHGYYTLALAMHLMQQVVSLDGFAMVINYGLNRVRFPAPLPVGDRVRLRLSLERIENRAGGGDVTFLMSFESAGQEKPVCIAESVVRVFDAG, from the coding sequence ATGCTTGCGGTGAGCACGATCGAGGAGTTGCACGGCCGGCTAGGGCAGGAACTCGGGGTCAGCGACTGGCACCCGGTCACCCAGCAGGACATCACCCTGTTCGCCGAAGTCACCCACGACCGGCAGTGGATCCACACCGACGTCGAGAAGGCAGCAGCGCTCGGGCCGTTCGGCGGAACCATCGCCCACGGGTACTACACCCTTGCTCTGGCGATGCACCTGATGCAGCAGGTGGTGTCCCTCGACGGTTTCGCGATGGTGATCAACTACGGGCTCAATCGGGTCCGATTCCCGGCCCCGTTGCCGGTCGGCGACCGGGTCCGGCTGCGGCTCTCGCTGGAGAGGATCGAGAACCGCGCCGGCGGCGGCGACGTGACCTTCCTGATGAGCTTCGAGTCCGCCGGTCAGGAAAAGCCGGTCTGCATCGCCGAGTCGGTCGTTCGCGTCTTCGACGCAGGCTGA
- a CDS encoding acyl-CoA dehydrogenase family protein — translation MSDTAIHPSAERPVYTGIGNALRTDYFLIREQLSAQELDYLDRTRAFVHAEVLPVINGYWERADLPLELFRRVGELGLVGDGLSGYGCPPMSATAAGLVAMELHRGDGSLGTFVGVQGGLAMRSIAMHGSAEQKQRWLPAMARCEKLGAFALTEPRHGSDSVTLETEARRDGDEYVINGAKRWIGNGATADVVVMWARDTEDMQVKGFLIENGTPGYDARVIEGKVSLRALWQADIDLVDVRVPVANQLPGVRSFKHVAEVLKATRASCAWAALGHAVAGYDAALAYAGQRTQFGRPLTRFQIVQEKLVQMLCDVTAMQLYCLRIGRLDETDGMSDTIAALAKLNNTVKARQVLAEARNMLGGNGILLENHVMRHLCDIEAIHTYEGTETIQTLLVGRDITGFGAFT, via the coding sequence ATGAGCGACACCGCAATTCACCCGTCCGCCGAGAGGCCGGTGTACACCGGCATCGGGAACGCGCTGCGCACCGACTATTTCCTCATCCGGGAACAGCTCTCGGCGCAGGAACTGGACTATCTGGACCGGACGCGAGCCTTCGTCCACGCCGAGGTGCTCCCGGTCATCAACGGCTACTGGGAGCGCGCCGACCTGCCCCTGGAACTGTTCCGTCGGGTCGGGGAACTCGGCCTGGTCGGCGACGGCCTGAGCGGCTACGGTTGCCCGCCGATGAGTGCCACGGCCGCGGGTCTGGTGGCCATGGAACTGCACCGCGGCGACGGGAGCCTGGGGACGTTCGTCGGTGTCCAGGGCGGCCTGGCCATGCGTTCGATCGCCATGCACGGCTCGGCGGAGCAGAAACAGCGGTGGCTGCCTGCCATGGCCCGCTGCGAGAAGTTGGGTGCGTTCGCGCTGACCGAACCGCGCCACGGTTCGGACTCGGTCACGTTGGAGACCGAGGCCCGCCGGGACGGCGACGAGTACGTCATCAACGGTGCCAAGCGGTGGATCGGCAACGGCGCCACCGCCGATGTGGTGGTGATGTGGGCCCGCGACACCGAGGACATGCAGGTCAAGGGATTCCTCATCGAGAATGGCACTCCCGGCTACGACGCGCGGGTCATCGAGGGCAAGGTGTCGCTGCGTGCGCTGTGGCAGGCCGACATCGATCTGGTCGACGTACGGGTGCCGGTGGCCAACCAATTGCCGGGCGTACGCAGCTTCAAGCACGTCGCCGAGGTGCTGAAGGCCACCCGTGCCTCGTGTGCCTGGGCGGCCCTGGGTCACGCGGTGGCCGGCTACGACGCCGCCCTGGCCTACGCGGGTCAACGCACCCAGTTCGGTCGTCCGCTGACGCGCTTTCAGATCGTGCAGGAGAAGCTCGTCCAGATGCTCTGCGACGTGACGGCCATGCAGCTCTACTGCCTGCGCATCGGCAGGCTCGACGAGACCGACGGGATGTCCGACACGATCGCCGCGCTGGCCAAGCTCAACAACACGGTCAAGGCCCGCCAGGTCCTGGCCGAGGCGCGCAACATGCTCGGCGGCAACGGGATCCTGCTGGAGAACCACGTGATGCGCCACCTGTGCGACATCGAGGCGATCCACACCTACGAGGGCACCGAGACCATCCAGACGCTGCTGGTGGGCCGCGACATCACCGGGTTCGGCGCCTTCACCTGA